The window TGTCACCGAAATTTCATCAGGGAAAATAAATACAGGAAATAAAAACTTTCTGAAGTTTAAAATAACAGATAAAGAAATCGTCATCTATGTAGTTGCCATAAAAAAAACATACCAATGGATGAATTTATTAAAAAAGAAACAGGTTTCCAGTCTGCAAAAAGAGATGCTTACCGAGGATCCAAAGAAATTTATCAAAAACAATTTCAAGCTGGATCCGGACAAAAATGTGAAAATTATTGATAAAATAACAATTTCATTATAACCTCAGCTTCTAAACAACGATAACCTCAAAAACGAACCTCATGGAAACTAACTTAAAAAAAACGGCTCAGGATGATAATAACGGAGTATTGATCTCTTATTACCAACTTCGAATGTTTATCGGATTACTTGGATTTCTTCTTTCATTCCTTCTTTTTTCGACGACCTATTTCCTGAATGATGAACATCCGCTCAAAGTAAGTATCAGCCATTATTACTACAGTTTCGGACACATAATTTTCGTAGGAACATTATGTATTCTGGGTGGATTGTTTGCCACTTACAGAGGAAAAGATAAATATGAAAATATGCTTTCAAATTTTGCCGGAGTAATGGCGGTGTTGGTTGCTGTATTCCCAACCAGATTTCAAGGGTATGGAGGGAATATTTATATTACGATAGACAAAGCGAATTATCAGGAATGGTTCAGCTGGGTACACTATATCAGTGCAGGGCTGCTTTTCTTGTCTTTTGCCGTTTTTTGTCTCTATTTCTTTCAGAAAAGTGATAAAGAACAGGATGGTGAACCTGTTTCCGAAGAAGAAGCGCTTAAGAAAAGCCGCAGAAATCTGTATTATAAAATTTGTGGCTGGGGAATACTCATCAGTCTAGCGTGTATTGGGCTTATTGCTATTTTAGGGGATGATTCAGCTTCTGCCAATCAATTTTTAACCTATTCTACTCTTATTTTTGAAACCACATCCTTGTTTTTCTTTTCTACCTCCTGGCTGCTAAAATCCAGTGAATTCTGGAATAAAAATATTCCGTTAGTAACCTATTTCAGATAATAATTGCCGATATATAAAGGGCTGAAGGTCTGTGTTTACAAAAGAATTTATCTATGATTGTGTTTACTTATTCTAAATAGGTGAAAAATGCGTAAATTTGTAAACAATTTATATTTATATGTTGACGAAAGAAAAGGTTCAGGATTTCCTTAAAGAAATAGAAGTAGACGATTTGGTGAATAATCTTCAGATTATGGGTGATGATGTTTATATTGACATGACTGCTCATTCGCCTGCAATGCACGAAAAGAAAAAACTGGAGGCTGCAATGAAACAGGCTTTTGCCAGTGAGTTTGGAGAAAACGTTCATTTAAAACTTAAAATCGTTTCTCCGGAGCCTAGTGAAATTCAGCAAAGTCAGATCAAAGGAAAACAAATTCCGGGAATTCAAAATATTATTGCTATTGCTTCCGGTAAAGGAGGAGTAGGAAAATCTACGGTTTCTGCAAATATGGCAGTAACGTTAGCTAAAATGGGCTTTAAAGTAGGATTATTAGATGCTGATATCTATGGTCCTTCAGTTCCTACCATGTTTGATACAGAGGGGCAAAAGCCAATTTCTGTGGAAGTGAATGGTAAGAATCTTATGAAACCTATCGAGAACTATGGGGTAAAAATGCTTTCAATAGGATACTTCTCAGGAGCTAATCAGGCTGTAGTATGGAGAGGCCCGATGGCTTCAAAAGCTTTGAACCAGATGATCAGAGATGCTGCATGGGGAGAACTGGATTTCTTATTGATAGACCTTCCTCCGGGAACGGGTGACATTCACTTGTCTATCATTCAGGAAGTACCTGTAACAGGTGCGGTGATTGTAAGTACACCTCAGCATGTTGCATTGGCAGATGTAAGAAAGGGTATTGCAATGTTCCAGATGGAAAGTATCAATATTCCTGTTCTTGGATTAATAGAAAATATGGCATATTTTACACCGGAAGAACTTCCTGAAAATAAATATTATATCTTTGGAAACCAGGGAGCACAATATTTAGCTGAAGATCTTGGAATTCCTGTATTAGGAGAAATTCCATTAATCCAAAGCATCAGAGAAGCAGGAGATGTAGGAAGACCAGCCGCGCTTCAGGAAGGATCAAAAATTGCAGATATCTACACAGAAACGGCAAGAAAAATGGTGGAGAGTTTAGTGGAAAGAAACAAAAGTCTTCCTCCTACTGAAGCGGTAAAGATTTCAACAATGGCAGGATGCTCACCAAAAGCAAAATAATAATACCTTTCAATACATTTGAAAGAACCAAATTGAACTGAAAAATATGGAAACAAACATAACGCACGAAGATACAGTAACAAGAGTAATGGAAGCTCTGGAAAGCATCAGACCGTTTTTGAATAAAGACGGTGGTGATATTGAGCTTATTGATGTGAAAGATAATCAGGTGTTTGTGAAACTTTTGGGTAACTGTTCCGGATGTTCGTTGAATTTTTCAACCCTGAAACTAGGTGTTGAAAATACCATCAAACAACATGCACCGGAAATCGAAAAGGTAATCAACGTAGAGTAAAATTATATCTGAGATATTTTTAAAAAGACAGGCTTGTTTAAGACCTGTCTTTTTTTGTTGAAATAATAAGTGAAATATAAATTAAATCTAACAGGTTTTTAAAACCTGTTAGGTTTTTGATGACAAAATTAGTTCAGCAGAACTTTGACATTGTGATCTTCAAAAATCTCAACGATCTGGGTAAATTTTGTTTTCAGTATTGTTTTACTTCTTTTATGATTGATCCAGTTGAGTTCTGAAATGGATTCTACTCCGAAATCTCCATGGAGACAATCATACAATGCATATAGATTACGTCCGAAGTATCCCAGAATTCCGTGAATTTCTTCTCCCAGAGTGCAAAAAAAACCATCTAAGCTGTGAAATTCATTTCCATCGATCTGAATGTTGATGTTTTGCCTGTTTATTTCAGGATTCTGAGAATGTAAAGCATAAACAAGCCATCCCTGTAGTTCATCTTTTCTGAAACTTTTCCAGATATTCTTTTCATTAATTTCATTATTGAGTTTCATATCCAGAGCTTTTTGATACCCTTTTGGACTTGTCCACGCAAAACCGGTTAGAATAATATTTTTTTTGGACTTACTTATTTTAATGCTGGTGATAAAAGTACTTGATATAATATTGTTTTGTGGCTCAAGTTTACAAATAAAACCATTATTCTGGTAAATTTTAGAGGCATTTTCTATAGCAGAAATCAGGTTGGAAATGTTATGAACATTCACCAGCCTAATTTTTTTATAAGCAATAGGATTAGATCCTTCAATATTCTTTACCTGATCTATTAATGTAATGATTTCAGGATCATTTCCAGTATCTAATGCAAATCCAAACATGCAACTAATCTTTTCTAATTATTTTTATTGTTTTACAACTTTGTTTCCTACCCCTTCAATAGAGACATCAGGTTTTCCTGATTTTGTTCCGGAAGTTCGGTAGAAGACTATATTGCCGCCTCCTTCCATGGATATTTTATCCACTTTGTCGATGTATACTTTATTACCAGTCCCCGAAACAGTAATTTTTTTTGCACTTCCTTTGACTGTTAATGTATTATCACCACCTTCTACCTCAACAACGCCTCCACTAAGGGCATAATTGAGTGTATGACCTACACCTTCTACATGTACGACTTTATTACTTTCTGTTTTTTCTACTCCTTTTACAGATTCTACTTTTCTGGATTGTGAAAAAGCTGTTCCTGTTCCGAATAAAAGGAAAGCCAGAATTCCAGCAGTTTTAATATTTTTCATTATGAATTTGGTTTTGTTGAAGGTAAATATAGAAATAAAATGATTTTTTCTGGCATGTCAAAAAGTTAAATCATCTTAAATAATGAGTTTTATATTTTAGCTGACTTCAAATTTTTCAATAACAAAAAAGCTCCGGAAAATCCGAAGCTTTAACTAAATAGAATGTATACCGTAATTTATGTTTACTTTACAATGACTCTTTTGATCTGTCCTTCTGAAGTTTTTACAAGATAAACTCCGGTAGAAAGATTAGATGTGCTTATTGTTAAAGCATTTTTTTCCTTTGCGATTAACTTTCCGGACATATCATACAATTCGTAATCCTGTTTTCTGTTAAAGTAAAGTGTATTTCCTTTGTTGACAGGATTTGGGAATACGTTGAAGGTTGCCTGTTCAGTTTTTATCTCACCTGTTCCAAGTGTAGCCGGCATTGCCACTTCATACATGGATAGAGTTCCGCTGATTTCATTGGCAACAATCACATAACCTTTATTGGTGGTTGTATTTTCAGGAGCGATGTAGATAATTCCTTCAGGACCGTTGTCACCTCCGTAAGCTGAAGTAGAACGGGAATGTTTATAATCGGTGAAAGTAGGGGTGTTAGGGTCTGTGATATTGTACACCATAACTCCTCCGGTTCTTTCTAATGTGATGAAAGCATAAGTCTGTCCGTTGATGTTTCCCAGTGCTACCCCTTCCGGCTCAGGACCTTTTGCACGGCTTCTGTTTTTAGCTCCGTTGGATTCATTATCTGCATTGAAAATTAACGGGTGATTAGCTGCAATATATCGCTCAAACTGATCCCCGCTATCATATACAATCTGTTTGGTGTCAGTATTGAAAATAGAGAACGAACGTGCCCCTAAAGCGGCCATTTCTTCAAATTCTGCATCTCCGTCTGTATTTCCTGTGGCAGATGAAACCCTGAATCTTCCCAGATTATAGGATGCCTTTAAAATACTTGAATTCGGGAACAGTACAGGATCTAAAATATAGCTGTTTGCCCCTACAGTGGTTCTCTCACTGAATCCTGAAAGGTCTTTTTCATCACCTTCGTTGGCTGTTACAATATAATGGGTGCTTCCTACCTTATAATTCTGTACCGCATCCGGAACATAATAAGCTTTTACCGGCCAGTTGGCAATTAAAACCTCTCCATTATTATCTGAAGCATCAAAGCCATTACCCGGAAGGCTCATATCTTTCTTACCTAATCCCCAGATTCCTGTGATGGTTTTAGTGACCAGGTTAATTTCAGCAATGGCATTGTTCTCCTGTAGTGTTACCCATGCTTTCTGACTATCTGCACTGATGGTAACGTATTCAGGTTCCAGATCCTGGGAAAGCGTATTGTTGGTTCTTACTT of the Chryseobacterium viscerum genome contains:
- a CDS encoding DUF3060 domain-containing protein produces the protein MKNIKTAGILAFLLFGTGTAFSQSRKVESVKGVEKTESNKVVHVEGVGHTLNYALSGGVVEVEGGDNTLTVKGSAKKITVSGTGNKVYIDKVDKISMEGGGNIVFYRTSGTKSGKPDVSIEGVGNKVVKQ
- a CDS encoding barstar family protein encodes the protein MFGFALDTGNDPEIITLIDQVKNIEGSNPIAYKKIRLVNVHNISNLISAIENASKIYQNNGFICKLEPQNNIISSTFITSIKISKSKKNIILTGFAWTSPKGYQKALDMKLNNEINEKNIWKSFRKDELQGWLVYALHSQNPEINRQNINIQIDGNEFHSLDGFFCTLGEEIHGILGYFGRNLYALYDCLHGDFGVESISELNWINHKRSKTILKTKFTQIVEIFEDHNVKVLLN
- a CDS encoding NifU family protein, whose protein sequence is METNITHEDTVTRVMEALESIRPFLNKDGGDIELIDVKDNQVFVKLLGNCSGCSLNFSTLKLGVENTIKQHAPEIEKVINVE
- a CDS encoding Mrp/NBP35 family ATP-binding protein, with product MLTKEKVQDFLKEIEVDDLVNNLQIMGDDVYIDMTAHSPAMHEKKKLEAAMKQAFASEFGENVHLKLKIVSPEPSEIQQSQIKGKQIPGIQNIIAIASGKGGVGKSTVSANMAVTLAKMGFKVGLLDADIYGPSVPTMFDTEGQKPISVEVNGKNLMKPIENYGVKMLSIGYFSGANQAVVWRGPMASKALNQMIRDAAWGELDFLLIDLPPGTGDIHLSIIQEVPVTGAVIVSTPQHVALADVRKGIAMFQMESINIPVLGLIENMAYFTPEELPENKYYIFGNQGAQYLAEDLGIPVLGEIPLIQSIREAGDVGRPAALQEGSKIADIYTETARKMVESLVERNKSLPPTEAVKISTMAGCSPKAK